The following are encoded in a window of Bacteroidota bacterium genomic DNA:
- a CDS encoding T9SS type A sorting domain-containing protein has translation MRTRVFACLAIVGCAFWAQPADGQWKRIGSFKDSVTQREEQINCVYFLDLPGPPRIGFACADDLWKTTDGGNSWFRLSSKNEPYFAYDIVFKDTLLGWAVSQAIGTHYLCFQTTDGGYSWKPLYTPISGDPDPFAVYYSDFSNRLFLGLVDSVMLVSNDQGDTWERTPIKCAVAFAFTSPANGIVVTNPIVYLPTSGTPTVIDSLSHVFVTSDGGVTWRMGHQPFNRYANGYAFQPLAIPGTSTYFEVEGHDGFRVWRSDDSGMNWSLIAAPNDSAVVLPIIRGTLKHLYLQTMDSGMYKSTDEGITWHREGGPSWPANGLSRFYSNKTVTIASRAYDSSAYGPFFDGLWEKIDPESSVKESPGPPSTNLSVSLACGTLTVSSSESASRVEVLDVLGRVAAANERREASMAIIDVGGLPMGVYFVRVFLGTGEVQTVKVVKE, from the coding sequence ATGAGGACACGAGTCTTCGCTTGCCTTGCGATTGTGGGCTGTGCTTTTTGGGCACAGCCCGCTGATGGGCAATGGAAAAGGATAGGAAGCTTCAAAGACAGTGTCACTCAGAGAGAAGAACAAATTAATTGTGTTTATTTCTTGGATCTTCCGGGGCCACCTCGGATTGGCTTCGCATGCGCTGATGATCTTTGGAAGACCACGGACGGTGGAAATAGCTGGTTTCGTTTGAGCAGCAAGAATGAACCATACTTTGCTTATGACATTGTTTTTAAGGACACCCTCTTAGGATGGGCCGTCTCACAAGCCATTGGCACACATTATCTTTGTTTTCAAACAACGGACGGGGGATACTCCTGGAAGCCATTATATACCCCCATTTCTGGTGATCCAGATCCGTTTGCTGTTTATTATTCGGATTTCTCAAACCGGCTCTTTCTTGGACTCGTCGATTCCGTGATGCTGGTTTCAAACGATCAGGGCGATACTTGGGAACGTACGCCAATTAAGTGTGCCGTCGCGTTTGCATTTACTTCTCCCGCGAATGGAATCGTCGTTACCAATCCTATAGTGTACCTTCCGACATCGGGCACTCCCACCGTGATCGATAGTCTCTCCCATGTGTTTGTGACATCGGACGGCGGCGTGACATGGCGAATGGGACATCAGCCGTTTAACCGGTATGCAAATGGTTATGCCTTTCAGCCGCTGGCTATTCCGGGCACGTCAACATATTTCGAAGTCGAAGGGCACGATGGTTTTCGAGTATGGCGGAGCGATGATTCTGGAATGAACTGGAGTCTCATTGCCGCCCCGAATGATTCAGCCGTTGTCTTGCCGATTATTCGAGGAACACTGAAACACCTCTACCTTCAGACGATGGATTCGGGAATGTACAAGTCGACAGACGAAGGTATCACTTGGCATCGTGAGGGTGGCCCATCTTGGCCAGCGAATGGCCTTTCTCGATTCTATAGCAATAAAACTGTCACGATCGCTTCGAGAGCATATGACAGTAGTGCTTACGGTCCTTTTTTCGATGGTCTGTGGGAGAAGATCGATCCTGAGTCGAGTGTGAAAGAGAGCCCCGGACCCCCTTCAACGAATCTTTCTGTTTCGCTTGCTTGCGGCACTCTTACCGTGTCGTCGTCGGAGAGCGCGTCGCGGGTGGAGGTGCTTGATGTTCTCGGCCGTGTGGCTGCTGCCAACGAACGACGGGAGGCGAGCATGGCAATCATCGATGTTGGCGGCCTCCCAATGGGCGTCTATTTCGTCCGCGTCTTCCTCGGCACTGGCGAGGTGCAGACGGTCAAGGTTGTGAAGGAATAG
- the glgA gene encoding glycogen synthase GlgA, with product MSQPRGAAQMTLPPAKFPPRSVLFLSTEVFPYAKTGGLADVSSALPQELRMLGHDVRVLMPKYGFIGEKKQKIHLINRLQGVDFKIGDKYCVANIKSSAILTQKTRIQMYMLESEEYFQRMGIYLDPETGKDYPDNDERFLMYALSAIELCKRLMWKPDIIHCNDWQSGLVPALMKLIYKDDPFFEGTKTVFTIHNLAYQGNFPETTFPKLALPPEAFSPQGLEFFGRVSYLKAGIAYADAIATVSETYSEEIRTPEFGCGMEGILAKRKKDLYGILNGIDLLVWDPLKDVNIVRPFSVDDLSGKEECKKDLCFAMGIPYKEDQPVLGMIARLSDQKGFDLVAECMEPLIKSGAQFVLLGEGEKRYEDLFRKLQKKHPDQIGVHFGFHDNFAHKIEAGSDIYLMPSAYEPCGLNQMYSMHYGTIPVVRKTGGLADTVIDVEDGTKRLPATGFTFEKYDAKAFWKALERALHAYYKDKKLWRTLQANGMKQDFSWDASAIRYAEVYEKILCPSKKT from the coding sequence ATGAGTCAACCCCGTGGCGCCGCTCAGATGACGCTACCGCCGGCGAAATTCCCTCCGCGCAGCGTGCTGTTTCTCTCGACTGAAGTCTTTCCCTATGCGAAGACTGGCGGTCTGGCCGATGTTAGCTCCGCGTTACCGCAGGAGCTCCGCATGCTTGGCCACGATGTTCGCGTCCTCATGCCGAAGTATGGATTTATTGGCGAGAAGAAGCAGAAGATTCATCTGATCAACCGCCTGCAAGGCGTCGATTTTAAGATCGGCGACAAGTACTGCGTCGCAAATATCAAGTCGAGCGCGATTCTTACGCAGAAGACGCGCATTCAGATGTACATGCTCGAAAGCGAAGAGTACTTTCAGCGGATGGGCATCTATCTCGATCCTGAGACCGGAAAGGATTATCCCGATAACGATGAGCGATTTCTGATGTATGCTCTTTCGGCGATCGAATTGTGCAAGCGGCTCATGTGGAAGCCGGATATCATCCATTGCAATGATTGGCAAAGTGGGCTCGTCCCGGCATTGATGAAGCTGATTTACAAAGACGACCCGTTCTTCGAGGGTACGAAAACAGTCTTCACCATTCACAATCTGGCATATCAGGGTAACTTCCCGGAAACGACATTCCCAAAACTTGCTCTACCACCTGAGGCATTCTCGCCTCAGGGACTCGAGTTCTTTGGCAGGGTCTCATACCTCAAGGCGGGTATCGCGTACGCGGACGCGATTGCGACCGTGAGTGAAACATATTCTGAAGAAATTCGCACGCCGGAGTTCGGCTGCGGCATGGAAGGAATCCTCGCCAAGCGCAAAAAGGATCTATATGGGATTCTGAATGGGATCGATCTTTTGGTTTGGGACCCGCTCAAGGATGTGAACATTGTGCGGCCATTTTCCGTCGATGATCTCTCAGGCAAAGAAGAGTGTAAGAAAGACCTTTGCTTTGCGATGGGAATTCCTTACAAAGAGGACCAGCCTGTTCTCGGCATGATCGCGCGGCTATCAGACCAGAAGGGGTTCGATCTCGTAGCGGAGTGCATGGAACCACTTATCAAGAGCGGCGCCCAGTTTGTATTGCTCGGTGAGGGCGAGAAACGCTACGAGGACCTATTCCGCAAGCTCCAGAAGAAACACCCGGACCAGATTGGCGTACATTTCGGATTCCATGATAATTTTGCACACAAGATCGAAGCGGGTAGCGATATTTATTTAATGCCGAGTGCCTATGAACCGTGCGGGCTGAATCAGATGTACTCGATGCACTATGGCACGATCCCTGTCGTCCGCAAGACGGGTGGATTGGCCGATACGGTCATCGACGTCGAAGATGGAACGAAGCGTCTTCCGGCAACCGGGTTTACATTCGAGAAATATGATGCGAAAGCATTTTGGAAGGCGCTCGAGCGCGCGCTTCACGCCTACTATAAAGACAAGAAACTGTGGCGTACGCTGCAGGCCAATGGGATGAAACAGGATTTTTCCTGGGACGCATCCGCAATTCGATATGCCGAAGTCTACGAAAAGATCTTGTGCCCCAGTAAGAAGACTTAA